One segment of Terriglobales bacterium DNA contains the following:
- a CDS encoding iron-containing redox enzyme family protein, producing the protein MQPQEFWRQMGRRIAPYDLLCHPFYKAWSAGELTREDLKEYACDYFHHVAGLPDYLSEFQSHLSEGPLLRAVTANRDDEMGVGSPDGRPHHEIWLDFAQGMGASPAEVRAHQPVEEIRELIDTFMHIARTGSNPEVLAALWAYESQVPRLAREKYVKLREKYGADDVTCGYFDLHAIADVYHSSTWKRKLEYELRDNPGSEEAALQAAETAAKALWHALDGIDRKRKARVAA; encoded by the coding sequence ATGCAGCCGCAAGAGTTCTGGCGCCAGATGGGGCGCCGTATCGCACCCTACGACCTGCTCTGCCATCCCTTTTACAAGGCCTGGAGCGCAGGCGAGCTCACCCGCGAAGACCTGAAGGAATACGCCTGCGATTATTTCCATCACGTCGCCGGTCTTCCCGATTACCTCAGCGAATTCCAGTCTCACCTGTCGGAAGGCCCGCTGCTCCGCGCCGTCACGGCCAACCGTGACGACGAGATGGGCGTCGGCTCGCCCGACGGCCGTCCCCACCACGAGATCTGGCTCGATTTCGCCCAGGGCATGGGCGCCAGTCCCGCCGAGGTCCGCGCTCACCAGCCGGTGGAAGAGATTCGCGAGCTCATCGACACCTTCATGCACATCGCCCGCACCGGCTCGAACCCCGAGGTGCTGGCCGCGCTCTGGGCCTACGAATCACAGGTCCCGCGCCTCGCCCGGGAGAAGTATGTGAAGCTGCGCGAGAAGTACGGCGCCGACGATGTTACCTGCGGCTACTTCGATCTGCACGCCATCGCCGACGTCTACCACTCCTCGACCTGGAAGCGGAAGCTCGAATACGAGCTGCGCGACAACCCGGGAAGCGAGGAAGCCGCCCTGCAGGCCGCCGAGACCGCCGCTAAGGCCTTGTGGCATGCCCTCGACGGCATCGACCGCAAGCGCAAAGCGCGCGTCGCCGCCTGA